AACGAACGCGTCGTGTCGCCACAACTCGCTGACCGATTCCCCTCACTTCATCTCGTACGCCCCTGGCTTGGCCTCCTCGTTGATCCGCTGGAAAGCCACCTCACAGATTGCTCCCACTATCAGTAGACACTCGGTCTCGTCGTCGTTTTTCACTCTCTGGGCGTCCTCTCTGAACCGTATACAAATCTCGACGTTGGGCTCGAGTCTCTTACCTCCGTGCGCGGAGTAGCCTTTTGCTTCCCACCGTCGACACTGTGAGTCTCGTTTTTGACACCACACTTCGCTATGGCTTCTGTGATCCCTTCGGCCAGCGTTTTGAGCAAGAACTGGGGGCTGCGTCGCAACCGGCCGATCTCAGAACGTTGCTACCTCCAGGAGGCATGGCTATCGTCTACGCACAGGAAATGAATATACAACATATTTATTACACTGCACAATAATTCCACGGACGGAAGTTATGTACAAGCACATAGCGCTGCTCGTCCGCAAGAGCGGCATGACCCACGATCAGTTCGTCGATCACTGGCAGAACACACACACCCCGATCGCAAAGGAGATCGAGGGGGTCACACGGTATCAACAGGTGCTGCCGAACGATCCAGAAATTGCTGAGTTCGACGGAATCGCGGAGCTGTATTTTGAGGATCTCGACGCACTATATGCGGCACTCGGTAGCGAGGGATCCAGAGATTACGACCCAGCGAAGGGGAAAGCGAAGGAGGCACGCGAGGACGTCGATAACTTCCTCGCGATCGACGAACGACCTCGCTTCATCGGCGAAGAAATCGTTCAGAAAGACGAGACGGACGGTGACACCGCTGGGCTTTACAAGCACTCCGCCTTCCTCGTTCGAAAGGATGGAATGACCCACGAGGAGTTCATCGATCACTGGCAGAACACCCACACACCGATCGCAAAAGAGATCGAAGGTGTCGTTCGGTACACGACCGTCCTTCCAACGGATCCCGATAACGCGGAGTTCGACGGCGTTTCCGAACTGTACTTCGAAAGCCTCGAGGACCTGCACGCGGCGCTCGGAGGCGAAGGGAGCCGTGATTACGATCCAGCAGGCGGCAAAGCCAAAGAGGCACGCGAGGACGTCGATAACTTCCTCGCGATCGACGAACGTCCCCGCTTTATCGGCCGCGAGCGCGTCCAAAAGCAAGCCGACGAATAGACAGAGATGACCGAGTACCGCTCACAGGTTGAAGATGCCTTCCCTGAACTGTCCGAGATAGAATCCGACAGTCTCCGCGCGAAGGTACGCAAGGCATGGGTGCTCGCCCTTGAGCGTGGTGGGTGGCGTGACATTCACGATATCCCCTATGCGTGGAACATTCACGAAACGAGTAACGTTGAACACGTCCGTGGGGTCGTCCGTATCGCCGTCGACTCGGCCCGACAGCAGCGTGACTTCCACGGCGCGGATCCGGATCTAGACGTCATCCGGGCGGCGTGTCTGCTCCACGACGTCGGGAAGTGCTACGAGTACGTCGAGTACGTCGATGAGGATCTAACCGCAGATCCCAACCTCGAGTACGCCACGGATGAAATCCCTCACTCGCTATCCGGTTACGCGCTGGCTCACGAGGTGGGCTGTCCGCTTGCGGTTCAGCGGGCGATCCCGCATTTCATCGGCGAGATCCCAACCCGAACCCTGGAAGCGGAACTCGTAAAGAGCGCCAACTCCGCGTCCTCGAACGCGATCACCCAGGCGACGATGGGAATCACCCTCAAAGAGTGGGTTGCTAAGTACTCCCAGACGACGAAGTAGGTGGCCCGGCTAGCCGGGTGCCCTCCGTCAGAAACGCCTCACCAGTCGAACTACCACGATTCGGGATCCACCGTAGTCGCACTGGTTGTGGATTTACTTCTCGGCTCAGCAAACATCTCACACGGGAATTTATTCGATGAAATAGTGGTCTCGAGGAGAGCGTGTGAGTCGCTACTCGTGAAGCCCGAGGACCGTCTCGTAGAACGAGGGTTGTAACGTCTCCGCCATGTCTGGTTCACGGTCGATCTGAACATCGAGAACGGTCAGCTTGTTCGCGGCCCTCGCAGTTCGGAGTGCCCCGCCGAGCTCGTCCGAACCGACGATACGCTGCGCGTTGGCCCCGAATCACGTGGCAACGCAAACGAGGTGAGTATCGTGAAACTCGACGCCGTCGATCTCCCCCATCCTCCGGTTGTATCTGGCGAACCATACCGAGGTTACCGATCCACGAACTCTGTCCTACCAACGGTCCAGGGGTCTGTGTGAGACGGCCGTCCATCTCAGCCATCACGATCGCCTCACGTACCTCCCTCGGACGCATAACGTCGATGGATGGGCCCGAAAGCTACACCAGCAGTTCGCTCGTCCGGCCGTCGAGATACCCGGATAGATACTCGGCACGACCTCTTCGAGAACCTGTACGATGCGCTCGCTCGTGTTCATTCGTGACCCCTGCAGTTCGTGCGTCGTCATGGCTACTGATATTGACAGACAAATCCGCGTGACGATAGCTTCCATCGGCGGGGGTTGACAGGCGCACCAGTGCACGATCCACATTGGTAGCAATAACCAAAATTAATAATAACTGGTGAACTACGTAAATCGATATCAGACTTTATGCCGATTTATCGATTCGAATAAGCCGAACGATTGTTGTATTGGACGCGTTTCGGATGACGGTTGACCGTACTTTCGTCGAGAGGATTATCGGTCTAGACAGATACTCTCGACATTGTGAAAGGGGAATGCCCTGTAATTCCCTAATTGGTATCGGCCCAGATCAGCACGTAACACGGGAGAAACGTATTCGAGTTCCTCGAATAGGCTTTTGTGGGTTGTTTACCCTCGTCTCGAACATCGGAGTGTCGTACAATGTCTCTCGGTATGTCATTGTATACTATTGCACGTGAAATCGGATTCGAACATTTCGAAGTCAAGCTTTTCAGTCGAAATTGGGTCGAAGATAGTCGATTACCGGTCTCCACCCTAGTGGGAGGACAACGAACGAACTGCCGACGAGCATCGTCCCTAGCGGCGAAATTCACCCAGCAAAGAAACTGATATATGCTCAGATAAATAATGCCAGATATGGCGAAATCGTACGACCGCCTTTTCGAACCGATAGACATTGGTCCTGTCACGATTCCGAACAGAGTGTATCAGCCCCCACACGGGAACGCATATGGACTCGGTGACCGTCAGAAATACCACCGAGCAGAGAAGGCAAAAGGTGGGTTCGGTCTCATCGTTCAAGAGTACAGTCAGGTACACGAATCGTCCGATGCGACTCCCGTTGACACGGGGTATATACATACGGACGAAACAATCGAGCCACAAAAGGAAATGGTCGAGGCGATCCACGAGCAGGGCTCGAAAGTGTTCGTCGAGCTGTGGCACGGCGGCATAACGGCCTCGAACTACGGAACCCGACATCCACCGCTATCGGCGTCACAGATCCCCTCCGGGAGGTACTTCACGCCGAAAGAGATGGAATACGAGGATATTCAGGAGATCGTCGATGCGTTTGGGGACGCAGCCTCCCGAGCACGTGAGATTGGCTATGACGGTGTCGAGTTCCATGCCGCTCACGGCTACCTCATCTCGCAGTTTCTTTCGCCGTTCTACAACAACCGTGACGACGAGTACGGTGGCTCCCTCGAGAACCGGATGCGTTTTTTCCAAGAACTCATCGACGTGGTCCGGGAAAACGTGAGCGACGACATGGCGGTTGGGACACGGTACACGATCGACGAGCGGGTCGACGGTGGGCTCACGAAGGACGGAGACGGGATGGAGATCATCCGTCAGATCGGCGACGATCTCGATTTCTGGGACATAGACATCGGTGTCAAGCAGTCTATCGATGACATGATTGGCCCGAGTCGGAAACACAACAAGAACTATCAGATGGAGTATATTCGGGAGGCGACTCAGGAACTCGACGTACCCGTCGGAGGTACAGGTCGGATCACCGATCCCGACGATGCCGAGTCACTGCTCAAGGAGGGGTACGTGGATATGATTGGGATGGCCCGTCAGTCCATCGCGGATCCGCACTGGGCACGAAAGGCAAAACAAGGTGACGTCGATCAGATCCGAGAGTGTATCGGCTGTAACATCTGTGTCTCACAGTCCAGACAGGGCATTCCGCTTATTTGCACGCAGAATCCGACGATCGGCATGGAGGAACAGTGGCCAGCAGAGGAGTACCGCGAAGCGGATGAGCCGAAAGGCGTCGTCGTCGTCGGGGGCGGGCCAGCAGGACTAGAAGCAGCGCGGGTCGCGGCCGAACGAGGGCACTTCGTTCATCTGAAAGAAAAAGAGCGTGACGTCGGTGGACGCGTCAACTTCGAAGGGAGCCTCCCCGACCTTGGCGAGTGGAAACGCGTCCGCGACTGGCGGAAGACCGAACTGCAGCGATTGGACATGGCGGAGATCCACACTGGCCCCCGGGCCGAAATGGACTACGACGACGTTCGGACGTACGGCGCCGAAATCGTAATCATCGCGACGGGTGCGAGGTGGTCCGAAAAAGGCATCACGTCCGGCACCCACGAGCCGGTCGAGGGCTGGAACCAAGACCACGTTCTCACCCCCGAAGAAGCGAACGATGCAGACATCTCCGATTCATCGGTCGTCATCTTCGACGAGGAGGGGTACAACGTCAGTGCCGGCATTGCACAGTCGTTGGCCGACGAAAACGACGTCACGTTCGTGACTCCCCGAACGAGCGAGTTCCAGGAGGCATTTCACACGTTCGAGCAGAAGGAGATCTTTAAATCGCTGTACGAGAAGGACGTCACGTTCCTCCCGAAACACTCCCTTGCGTCCGTCAGCGAAGACACCGTCGAGGTATCGAACGTATACTCGGGTGAGACGGACACTGTCGACGCAGATTACGTCGTGTTCACGACAATGCGCGTCTCCAACGATCAGCTCTACAAGGAGCTGAAAGCCGACGTCGACGAACTTCGATCCGAAACTGAGATCGAGGAAGTACATGCGGTCGGTGACTGTGTCTCCCCGCGTCGGATCGC
This portion of the Natronobeatus ordinarius genome encodes:
- a CDS encoding EthD domain-containing protein; protein product: MYKHIALLVRKSGMTHDQFVDHWQNTHTPIAKEIEGVTRYQQVLPNDPEIAEFDGIAELYFEDLDALYAALGSEGSRDYDPAKGKAKEAREDVDNFLAIDERPRFIGEEIVQKDETDGDTAGLYKHSAFLVRKDGMTHEEFIDHWQNTHTPIAKEIEGVVRYTTVLPTDPDNAEFDGVSELYFESLEDLHAALGGEGSRDYDPAGGKAKEAREDVDNFLAIDERPRFIGRERVQKQADE
- a CDS encoding HD domain-containing protein is translated as MTEYRSQVEDAFPELSEIESDSLRAKVRKAWVLALERGGWRDIHDIPYAWNIHETSNVEHVRGVVRIAVDSARQQRDFHGADPDLDVIRAACLLHDVGKCYEYVEYVDEDLTADPNLEYATDEIPHSLSGYALAHEVGCPLAVQRAIPHFIGEIPTRTLEAELVKSANSASSNAITQATMGITLKEWVAKYSQTTK
- a CDS encoding FAD-dependent oxidoreductase, which gives rise to MAKSYDRLFEPIDIGPVTIPNRVYQPPHGNAYGLGDRQKYHRAEKAKGGFGLIVQEYSQVHESSDATPVDTGYIHTDETIEPQKEMVEAIHEQGSKVFVELWHGGITASNYGTRHPPLSASQIPSGRYFTPKEMEYEDIQEIVDAFGDAASRAREIGYDGVEFHAAHGYLISQFLSPFYNNRDDEYGGSLENRMRFFQELIDVVRENVSDDMAVGTRYTIDERVDGGLTKDGDGMEIIRQIGDDLDFWDIDIGVKQSIDDMIGPSRKHNKNYQMEYIREATQELDVPVGGTGRITDPDDAESLLKEGYVDMIGMARQSIADPHWARKAKQGDVDQIRECIGCNICVSQSRQGIPLICTQNPTIGMEEQWPAEEYREADEPKGVVVVGGGPAGLEAARVAAERGHFVHLKEKERDVGGRVNFEGSLPDLGEWKRVRDWRKTELQRLDMAEIHTGPRAEMDYDDVRTYGAEIVIIATGARWSEKGITSGTHEPVEGWNQDHVLTPEEANDADISDSSVVIFDEEGYNVSAGIAQSLADENDVTFVTPRTSEFQEAFHTFEQKEIFKSLYEKDVTFLPKHSLASVSEDTVEVSNVYSGETDTVDADYVVFTTMRVSNDQLYKELKADVDELRSETEIEEVHAVGDCVSPRRIADAVYHGHEIGRSI